GAGCTGTCCAAATTGCCCAAGCCCTGTTCAGCGGCCATCCTTAAATGGTGCACATACCAGGGAACGCCCAGGTTCGGGTCAGCGGGCACCGGGCCCCAATCTCCGGAGATTATGCGGGTTGCGGTGGCGTCGGTAGCCACAGGGTCGCGGCCGGCGATCACTAAAGCCCCGCCTATTTTCTTTCTTACATCCACCGCCTTGCCGCCTAAAAACAAAGAAGCGCCCCTGCCTTCCATCCCGAATGCCGCGCTTATCACCACCAGGTCGGGTTTCACCGCCTTGTTAATATCCACGATGACCTGATGCAATCCTGCGTGATGCAGTTTATATCTGGGCTCGCCGTAAATCGTGGAAGGCATTATCCCCATAAAATTCTTCATCCCCAGGCTTACCGGACAGGGATTATGATGGGTTTTTAACGCGGGGATTGAGATCACCACATCCGCGTCAGCGACCAGGTCGGGGATGACCAGGAAATTCAGCCTGGACGAAGAAGGGAAATAACGGTAATACGAGGTATGCTCCATAAGATTTATCAGGAATATCTTATTGCCGTATTTTTTATTCAACAGGTCGATCAGGCGCTTTACCTGGGCGCCTTCTTT
The genomic region above belongs to Candidatus Omnitrophota bacterium and contains:
- a CDS encoding DUF362 domain-containing protein, with product RLSFRNESGIIEAMRIFVRIINILIAALFIFRSAKDKAEASTLPAEDTKYNSIALALDKKTVDPKPVENKLITSQVAVVKGNNLYALTRKAIASLGGMKVIVKKGDRVFIKPNYITGGLDGHDPVSAGEIAHPEVVASVAEECVKAGASEVVIGEWAERPVKINFGGRDGKEGAQVKRLIDLLNKKYGNKIFLINLMEHTSYYRYFPSSSRLNFLVIPDLVADADVVISIPALKTHHNPCPVSLGMKNFMGIMPSTIYGEPRYKLHHAGLHQVIVDINKAVKPDLVVISAAFGMEGRGASLFLGGKAVDVRKKIGGALVIAGRDPVATDATATRIISGDWGPVPADPNLGVPWYVHHLRMAAEQGLGNLDSSRIKIIGEKLDKVRMNWERSDDNVYPELPEKQ